The genomic interval GTCCGCGGTGGCGACGACTTCTTCTGACATGGGGGGCGTTCCTTCCTGGAGCGGCTGTTGAGTTCAACGTAGCCGTCGCCGCGGAAGGCGCACCAGAGGACGCGCCGGAGAGAACCCTAGTGGTCAGACCACGTCTGCGGAGGTGGCTTCCACCCAGGCCGCGAGCTTCGCCGCCGCCGCCCCGCTGTCGATCGCCGCCGCCGCCGTGTCGCGCGCGCGTGCCAGGCGCTCGACGATGGGGAACTGCACCTGGGCGGCATCGCGGAACAGCTCGTACGACACGATGCCGGCGGCCGCGTTCAGCAGCACGATGTCCCGCACCGCCCCGGCTTCGCCGTCGAGCACGCGGTGGACGACCGCGGCGTTGTGCGCCGCGTCGCCGCCGAGCAGATCGCCGATGTCGGCCAGCGGGATGCCGAGGTCACGCGGATCGAGGTCGTGCTCGTGGATGTCGCCGCGGCTGATCTCCCACACCCGGCTGTGCCCCGTCGTCGTCAGCTCGTCCAGACCGTCATCGCCGCGGAAGACGAGCGCCGTGGCGCCGCGGGTCTGGAACACCCCCGTGATGAGCGGCACGCGGTCGAGGTTCGCGACGCCGACGGCGTTCGCCTCGGCCCGCGCGGGGTTGCACAGCGGCCCGAGGAAGTTGAAGACGGTGGGCACGCCGAGCTCGGCGCGCGTCGGTCCGGCGTGACGGAAGCCGGGGTGGAACGCGGACGCGAAGGCGAAGGTGATCCCGACCTCCGCGAGTACCTCAGCGACTCGCTCCGGCGACAGCGACAGATCGATGCCGAGCGCTCCGAGCACGTCGGAGGAGCCGGATGCCGAGCTGGCGGCCTTGTTGCCGTGCTTGACGACCGGGATGCCCGTCGCGGCGGCGACGATCGCCGACATCGTCGACACGTTCACCGTGCCGAAGCGATCGCCTCCGGTGCCGACGATGTCGAGCACCTCGGCCGGCACCGGGAGCGGCAGCGCTGCTTCGAGGATGGCGTCGCGGAAGCCGACGATCTCGTCGACCGTCTCGCCCTTCGCCCGCAGGGCGAGGAGGAACCCGGCCAGCTGCGATGGCGTCGCGTCGCCGCGCATCACCTGCCGCATCGCCCACGTGGATTCGGACACGCTGAGGTCTCGTCGATCGAGCACCGCGGTGAGGATCTCGGGCCAGGAATAGAGCTCCGCCATGAGCGTCGATCCTATCGGGAGTTGCTCGGCGAACTCCCGGCGCTCACACGGCCTGCTCCGATCCCTCCGAAAGTGGAATGCGGACGATGGAATTGTCGGCCGCACCTTCAGTGATGCGAAAACCTGGCGCCGAATCCGCCATAATGGGGAGCGTGACGACCTCTTCAGCGACCTATTCCCAAGCCTTGCGCTCCGTCAAGCGGCCGGATCCGGTCGCCGTCGGCACCATCGTCTGGCTCGGCAGCGAGGTCATGTTCTTCGCGGGCCTGTTCGCGATCTACTTCACGCTGCGCAACGCCTCCCCCGAGCTGTGGGCAGAGCGCACCGAGCTGCTGAACATCCCGTTCGCCGCCGTGAACACCGTCATCCTGATCCTGTCGTCGTTCACGGCCCAGGCCGGCGTGTTCGCCGCCGAGCGCTTCCAGCCCTACCGTCGCGGCTCGTTCTGGCAGTTCCGCCAGTGGGGCATGGTCGAGTGGTTCTACCTGAGCTTCATCATGGGCGCCGTCTTCGTCTCCGGCCAGGTGTGGGAGTACGCGACGCTCGTCGCGGAAGGCATGCCCATCAGCGCGGACTCGTACGCCTCGGCGTTCTACATCACCACCGGCTTCCACGCGCTGCACGTCACCGCCGGCCTCATCGCGTTCCTGCTCGTCATCGGTCGCGCCTTCGCCGTCAAGAACTTCGGCCGCAAGGAGATGACCTCGGCGATCGTCGTGTCCTACTACTGGCACTTCGTCGACGTCGTGTGGATCGTCCTGTTCGCCGTCATCTACTTCGTCAAGTGAGAGCGGAGCTGAATACCTCCATGGCACCCAAGAACTCGCGCCCCAAGGCCGGCCGCCGCAGCAAGTGGGCCGCAGCCGCCCTCATCGGCATCGGCCTGCTCGTCACGGGGGGCGTCTACGCCGGCGCCTCCGCCGCCATGGCGGCCACCGAGCCGACCACGGCATCCAGCGCCCTCACCGTCGAAGACGGCAAGAAGCTCTTCCAGGCCAACTGCGCCACCTGTCACGGGATGAACCTGGAGGGCACCGCCGACGGCCCGTCGCTGTACGGCGTGGGCGAGCTGGCGGTGGAGTTCCAGATGTCCACCGGCCGCATGCCGCTGCAGATGCAGGGCCCGCAGGCGCCGCAGAAGCCCGTGCAGTTCACCGAGGACCAGATCAAGGCGATCGCCGCCTGGGTGCAGTCTGTTTCCCCCGGTCCGACCTACCCGCCGGCGGAGATCATCGACGGCAAGGGCGACGTGGCCAACGGTGCCGAGCTCTTCCGCATCAACTGCGCGATGTGCCACAACGTCGCCGCCGCCGGTGGTGCGCTGACCGAGGGCAAGTACGCGCCCGCCCTGACCAACACCAGCGCCCTGCACATGTACGCGGCGATGGTCACCGGCCCGCAGAACATGCCGGTCTTCAACGACATGACCCTCACCCCCGAGGAGAAGCGCGACATCATCTCGGCGCTGCTCTACCTGCAGGAGAACGAGTCTCCCGGCGGCTTCTCGCTCGGCTCGCTCGGCCCGGTCTCCGAGGGTCTGTTCATCTGGATCTTCGGCATCGGATCGCTCATCGGCCTCACCGTGTGGATCACGGCGAAGTCGAACTGACCGGGCACGCCGACCCAAAGAATCTGTGGTTATCGGAACTGACGTAGGAAACGGACGCACCATGGCACACGAGGAAGACGCGCTCGAGCACGAGAGGGCGTCATGGAAGCCCTCCCCCGGGCTCGCCGTCGCCGTTCCCGACCCCGTGCACAACCCGGGCCTCCCGCCGCACCGGGAGCGCATCACGGACAAGGACCCGGCCGCCATGAAGCGCGCCGTCCGCACGGTCTACACGCTGTTCTACCTCTCGCTGGCCGGCAGCATCTGGGCGATCGCCGCCTACATGCTCTTCCCCATCGAGAGCGGCCGGATCGTCGACATCCGACACAACAACCTGTTCATCGGCCTCGGCATCGGTCTCGCCCTGCTGGCCATCGGCATCGGTGCGATCCACTGGTCCAAGGCCATCATGAGCGACAAGGAGTTCATCGAGCCGCGGCATGCCACCCGTGGTCGCGACACGACGCGTGAGGCGGCCGTCCAGGTCTTCCGCGACGCCAACGAGGAGTCCGGCTTCGGTCGCCGCACGGCCATCCGCGGTTCGCTGATCGCCGCGCTCGTCGCGTCGATCCTCCCCGGCATCACCCTCTTCCGCGGTCTGGCCCCCCACAGCAGCGAGGCCAACCCGATCGCGGGCGACCCGGTCGCGCTCCTCAGCCACACCATGTGGAAGAAGGGTGAGCGCCTTGCGCACGACCCCAGCGGTAGGCCCATCCGCGCCGCGGATCTGACGCTCGGCTCCGCCGTGCACGTCATCCCGGAGTCGCTCGCCGAGCTCAGCCACCACGACGGCTACCTCGAGGAGAAGGCGAAGGCGATCGTCCTGCTGATGCGCCTGCTCCCCGAGCAGCTGCCGGCCGACCAGAACAAGCTGGAGTGGTCCTACAACGGCATCGTGGCCTACTCCAAGGTGTGCACGCACGTCGGCTGCCCCGTCGCCCTGTACGAGCAGCAGACCCACCACCTCCTCTGCCCCTGCCACCAGTCGCAGTTCGACGTGTCGCGCTCGGCTGCGGTCATCTTCGGTCCGGCCGCGCGGCCGCTGCCGCAGCTGCCCATCACCGTCGACGACGAGGGCTACCTCATCGCGCAGAGCGACTTCACCGAACCTGTCGGCCCGAGCTTCTGGGAGCGCCATTGAGCACCGCGACTGTCACCGAGACAGGACCTGACACCGCCGCCGGCGCGAAGACCTCCGAGAAGCCCCTCGGCGGCCGGTTCGTCGCGGGCGCCGCGAACTACATCGACGAGCGCACCAGCATCTCCGGCTTCGTCAAGGAGCTGGGCCGGAAGATCTTCCCCGACCACTGGTCGTTCATGCTCGGCGAGATCGCCCTGTGGAGCTTCGTCGTCGTCCTGCTGTCCGGCACGTTCCTGACGTTCTTCTTCCAGGCGTCCATGGTCGAGACGCACTACGCCGGCGCGTACCTGCCGCTGCGCGGCGTGGAGATGTCCGCGGCCCTCGACTCGACGCTGCGGATCTCCTTCGACATCCGCGGCGGACTGCTCGTGCGCCAGATCCACCACTGGGCCGCGCTCGTGTTCGTCGCCGGCATCGGCGTGCACATGCTGCGCGTGTTCTTCACCGGCGCGTTCCGCAAGCCGCGCGAGCTCAACTGGGTGATCGGCTTCGTCCTGTTCATCCTCGCGATGGCGGAGGGCTTCACCGGCTACTCCCTGCCCGACGACCTGCTCTCCGGCAACGGTCTGCGCATCATCGACGGCATGATCAAGGGCATCCCGCTGATCGGCACCTGGACCTCGTTCCTCCTCTTCGGCGGCGAGTTCCCCGGCACGCAGATCGTGGGACGCCTGTACACGCTGCACATCCTGCTGCTGCCGGCGATCCTGGTGGCGCTGCTCGCGGTGCACCTGATGCTGATGATCGTCAACAAGCACACGCAGTTCGCCGGCCCCGGCCGCACGAACAGCAACGTCGTGGGCTACCCGATGATGCCGGTGTACATGTCCAAGATGGGCGGCTTCTTCTTCATCACGTTCGGTGTGATCGTGTTGATCGCGTCGCTGTTCACGATCAACCCGATCTGGAACTACGGCCCGTACGACCCGTCTCCGGTTTCCGCGGGCACCCAGCCCGACTGGTACATCGGCTTCGCCGACGGCGCGCTGCGTCTCGTGCCGCCGCACCTGGAGTTCGTGCTGTGGGACCGCACGTGGTCGTTCAACATCCTCATCCCGCTGCTGGTGCTCGGCCTGTTCATCGTGCTCGTCGCGATCTACCCCTTCATCGAGGCGTGGATCACCGGCGACAAGCGGGAGCACCACATCGCCCAGCGTCCGCGCAACGCGGCGACCCGCACGGCGATCGGCGCAGCCGGTGTGACCTTCTACGCCGTCCTGTGGGCCGCGGCATCCTCCGACATCATCGCGACCCACTTCTGGCTCACGATGGAAGGCGTCATCCACACCCTGCAGGCGCTGCTGTTCGTGGGTCCCGTGCTCGCGTACTTCATCACGAAGCGCATCTGCCTGGCCCTGCAGAAGAAGGATCGCGAGATCGCACTGCACGGCTACGAGTCGGGACGCATCGTCCGCCTGCCCGGTGGCGAGTACATCGAGGTTCACCAGCCCGTCGACCAGTACGAGGTCGTCAAGCTCGTCGACTTCGAGACCAACGAGCCGCTCGTGGTGCGCCCCAACGACAAGGGCCGGATCCCGTGGCACGAGAACCTCCGCGCGTCGATCTCGCGCTGGTTCTTCGAGGACCGACTGTCGCCGGTGACGCAGGCCGAGCTCGAGGCGGCCCGTGCGCACCAGCACCACACGCTGGACCACGTCACCGAAGAAGAGGATGCCGAGATCCAGGGCATGCACGAGCGCGCTGGTGTGCCGGATGCCCCGCATCACCCCATCGACGACGGCCACAACAGTGAGACGGCGAACCGCCCGTCGAACGTGATCATCCCGGATGAGGACGGCAGCGCGAAGCGCTGAGGCCGGATCTGGCAGGCAAGCGGCGAGGAGTGACCGTCACGGTCCTCCTCGCCGCTTCGTCGTTGTCGTAGCGTGAGGTCATGCCCGACGCCCTCGCCTACTTCTCCGCCAAACTCGACCACGAGTCCGACCCGTCCGACGTCTATGCCGCCCAGCGCGCCGGCGAAGACGTCGTCCTCGTCGACGTCCGCAGCGACGACGCGTGGGCGCAGGGGCACGCGCGCGGCGCGGTCCACATGCCCTACCGCGACATCGCCACCCGTGCACCGCGCGAGATCGACCGATCGGCCACGGTGGTCGTCTACTGCTGGAGCCCGGGCTGCAACGCCGGAGCCAAGGGCGCGATCGAGTTCGCCCGGCTCGGGTACGCCGTCAAGGAGATGATCGGCGGCTACGAGTACTGGGTGCGGGAAGGCCTGCCGACCGAGAACGCCACCGGCCCCCTCCCCCGCGTCTTTGACCCGCAGGTGATGGTCGTCGCGAGCAGAGCTGACCGCGGCGGTCCCTGACCTGGATCGTGTCACCGTCGGGTGATTTCGCGGGTTGAGGATCGTTGAGGCTTGATTTTCCGGGGGTGTTGGTGCCTCGTGCGGGGCACTAACGGCGTCGATCTAGACTCGCTCGGTGGGGTGGTTCGTGCGGAAGGTGCGCACCGCGTCGGGTGCGACGGCGGTGCAGATCGCGTCGAAGACCCGTGGTGTGCGGACGATCGTGGAGCACCTCGGCTCCGCGCACGACGATGAGCAGCTCGCGGTGCTGGTCGCGATCGCGCGGGAGCGGATCGCGGAGCTGGCCGGGCATGTCCCGTTCGATCTGGACGGGCTGGGCGCGACGCCGCCGGCCACGACCGCGCCGACGGTGACCGGGTCGAGGTCCAGGTTGTTGTGGGATGTCCTCGAGGACGCCTACGCCCGTCTCGGGTTCGACGCGGTCGGCAACGACACATTCAAGAAGCTGGTCCTGGCCCGCGTCGTCGAGCCGACCAGCAAGGCGGACACGCTGCGGGTGTGGGACGAGCTCGGTGTCCCGGGTGCGCCGTCGCTGTCGACCGTGTGGCGGACCCTCGCCCGCAGCGTTGAGCAGGACTGGCGGTCGAAGATCGCCGCCGCAGCCTACGCGCATGCGACCCGATCTGGCCCGCTCACCGTCGTGCTCTACGACGTCACCACCCTCTACTTCGAGGCGGAGCGTGAAGACAAGCTCCGCAAGGTCGGGATGAGCAAAGAGCGCCGCGTCGACCCGCAGATCCTCGTCGGCCTCCTCGTGGACCAGGGCGGGTTCCCCCTCGAAGTCCACGAGTTCGCGGGCAACAGGGGCGAGACTCTCACCCTGCTGCCCGTCCTCGACCAGTTCCGCGAACGTCACTCCGCGACCGAGGTCGTGGTCGTCGCGGACGCCGGCATGCTGTCCGCAGCGAACCTGAACCGGCTGGAGGACGCCGGGTTCGGTTTCATCGTCGGCTCCCGCACCTCCTCCGCGCCATACGATCTCGCCGAGCACTACGCGACCGTCGGGAACATCGTCACCGATGGGGAGACGGTCGAGACCACCCGAACCATGGGTGCGGGTGTGAACGCGCGGGAGCGGCGAGTGGTGTGGCAGTACTCCCACAAGCGGAAGATCCGCGACAACATCACGTTGAACAAGCAGATCGAACGCGCCGAGCAGATCGCTGCCGGCACCCGCCCGGCGAAGAAGGACCGGTTCGTCACCCTCGGCACCAAGCCCGGCGTGAACTGGGCAAGAGTCGAGAAGGCCCGCGAATACATCGGCCTCAAGGGGTACGTCACCAACCTCAGCACCGCGACGGCTTCCGCTGCAGAGATCGTGGCGGCCTACCATGACCTGTTCCAGGTCGAGGCGACGTTCCGGATGGCAAAGACCGACCTGCGGGCGAGGCCGATGTTCGCGTCGACCGCGGACTCGATCCACGCGCACCTCACCGTCGTGTTCTGCGCTCTCGCGATCAGCCGGCACCTCTACAAGACCACCGGCGTGACGGTCCGCCGTATCGTCCGCGCGCTGCGCCCGCTGCGTGACGTCACGATCACCATCGACGGACACGAACTCACCGCGACCACCCCGCCAACGGGGGAAGCCGCCGACATCATCGCCGCACTCCGGCCGGGCGTGGGGCACTAAACTGACACGATCCAGGCCTGAGCCTGTCGAAGGGTGACGCACAGGTGATGGTCGTTCGCGAGCTGAGCTTGAGCAGAGCTAAGTCCGCGGGCACAGCTAGCCGGCGACGGCGTCGAAGCTCTCCCTGAAGCGGTCTGCGGCGGCCCCGCCGAATAGCGGCGGCTCGCCCGTCGGGGGTCCGTCGACAACGTCGGCCACGACTGCCGTGACGTTGTCGCGTGACCCGGCCTGCAGCGCGGCGGCGACCACCAGCTGAGCCGCGACAGCGGGATCGTCGGCGCTCGCGACGACGGCCGCGATCGCGTCATCCGGCAGGTAGTCGCTCACCCCGTCGCTGCAGAGCAGCCAACGGTCGTGGCGCACCGGGATGCGCGTGCTGATCCGCACCAGGTCATCGGCGTCGCCGCGGAGCGACGCGGTGATGATGTTGCGGCGCGGGTGCGTCATGGCATCCTCTTCGCGGACGATCCCGTGCTCGACGAGAACCTGCACGAACGAGTCGTCACGGGTCTGCCGCGTCAGGTGTCCTTCCCGCAGGAGGTACGCGCGAGAGTCGCCCGTGTGCGCGAGGAGGAGCGCACCGGCACGGGTGAACCACACGCCGGTGAACGTCGTGGCCATACCGGCCAGTGCCGGATCACGGCGCACGTGCGCGGCGAGGTCCCAGTTGGCGGCGCGGATGCGGACGGCGAGCTCGGCGGCATCCGCCACCGACGCCCCGCCGGAGACGAGACGGTGCACGAGCGCCGCCGAGGCGAGATCACCGGCCGGGCCGCCGCCGACACCGTCAGCGACACCCGCTCCCCACGAGGCCGCGAAGGCGGCATCCTGATTCGTCTCGCGATACTCGCCGACGTCGCTGGCGATGCCTGCGCGCAGCGACAGACCCATCACCACGATGGTTCCTGCACCGTTCCCGTCGAAGCCTCGACCCGCCGACCGATCAGCGTGCGAAGTATCCGCGGTAGTACTCGTACACCCAGCCGACGATCGCGACGACGAAGAGGGCGAGGCCGATGGGCAGCAGGAAGGTGCCCACCGCGAGGCCGAGGATGCCGAGGGATGCCGACAGCGCGAGCACGAGCGGCCACCACGACCACGGGCTGAACTCGCCCATCTCGGGGTCGCCGTCGTCGATGTCCGCCGTCAGGACGTCCTCGGGCAGCTCACCGCCCTGCGCGCGGTGCACACGGTCGACGTAGAAGGCGATCATCACCGACATGAACGCCGTGAACAGCAGGGCCACGGTGCCGACCCACTCGATCGCGTGGAACCACGGACGGTCTGAGTGCTCGATGATGTTCCAGCCGGTGTAGATCCCGGTCACCAGCAGGAAGAACGCGGCGAGGATCCACCAGAGGTTGACGTTGGTCTTCACTTACTTGACCTCTCCATCGGCCACATCGACCACGGGCGCGTCGGGGGCGTCCTTGGCAGGACCGACACCGACCGGCACGGCCGCCTCAGGGTGGTTCAGGTCGAACGCGGGACGCTCGCTGCGGATCCGCGGGATCGACGTGAAGTTATGGCGCGGCGGCGGGCAGCTGGTCGCCCACTCGAGCGATCCGCCGTAGCCCCACGGGTCGTTGACGGTGACGCGCGGCGCCTTGCGGGCCGTCAGCCACACGTTCAGGAAGAACGGGATCATCGACGCGCCCAGCAGCATCGCACCCACGGTGGAGACCTGGTTCTGCCAGGTCCAGCCGTCGGCCGCGGCATAGTCCGCGTAGCGGCGCACCATGCCGTCCACGCCCAGCCAGTGCTGGATGAGGAAGGTCATGTGGAAGCCGATGAACAGCATCCAGAAGTGGACCATGCCGAGACGCTCGTTGAGCATGCGGCCCGTCCACTTCGGCCACCAGAAGTAGAAG from Microbacterium aurum carries:
- the trpD gene encoding anthranilate phosphoribosyltransferase, with protein sequence MAELYSWPEILTAVLDRRDLSVSESTWAMRQVMRGDATPSQLAGFLLALRAKGETVDEIVGFRDAILEAALPLPVPAEVLDIVGTGGDRFGTVNVSTMSAIVAAATGIPVVKHGNKAASSASGSSDVLGALGIDLSLSPERVAEVLAEVGITFAFASAFHPGFRHAGPTRAELGVPTVFNFLGPLCNPARAEANAVGVANLDRVPLITGVFQTRGATALVFRGDDGLDELTTTGHSRVWEISRGDIHEHDLDPRDLGIPLADIGDLLGGDAAHNAAVVHRVLDGEAGAVRDIVLLNAAAGIVSYELFRDAAQVQFPIVERLARARDTAAAAIDSGAAAAKLAAWVEATSADVV
- the ctaE gene encoding aa3-type cytochrome oxidase subunit III — its product is MGSVTTSSATYSQALRSVKRPDPVAVGTIVWLGSEVMFFAGLFAIYFTLRNASPELWAERTELLNIPFAAVNTVILILSSFTAQAGVFAAERFQPYRRGSFWQFRQWGMVEWFYLSFIMGAVFVSGQVWEYATLVAEGMPISADSYASAFYITTGFHALHVTAGLIAFLLVIGRAFAVKNFGRKEMTSAIVVSYYWHFVDVVWIVLFAVIYFVK
- the qcrC gene encoding cytochrome bc1 complex diheme cytochrome c subunit, producing MAPKNSRPKAGRRSKWAAAALIGIGLLVTGGVYAGASAAMAATEPTTASSALTVEDGKKLFQANCATCHGMNLEGTADGPSLYGVGELAVEFQMSTGRMPLQMQGPQAPQKPVQFTEDQIKAIAAWVQSVSPGPTYPPAEIIDGKGDVANGAELFRINCAMCHNVAAAGGALTEGKYAPALTNTSALHMYAAMVTGPQNMPVFNDMTLTPEEKRDIISALLYLQENESPGGFSLGSLGPVSEGLFIWIFGIGSLIGLTVWITAKSN
- the qcrA gene encoding cytochrome bc1 complex Rieske iron-sulfur subunit, which produces MAHEEDALEHERASWKPSPGLAVAVPDPVHNPGLPPHRERITDKDPAAMKRAVRTVYTLFYLSLAGSIWAIAAYMLFPIESGRIVDIRHNNLFIGLGIGLALLAIGIGAIHWSKAIMSDKEFIEPRHATRGRDTTREAAVQVFRDANEESGFGRRTAIRGSLIAALVASILPGITLFRGLAPHSSEANPIAGDPVALLSHTMWKKGERLAHDPSGRPIRAADLTLGSAVHVIPESLAELSHHDGYLEEKAKAIVLLMRLLPEQLPADQNKLEWSYNGIVAYSKVCTHVGCPVALYEQQTHHLLCPCHQSQFDVSRSAAVIFGPAARPLPQLPITVDDEGYLIAQSDFTEPVGPSFWERH
- the qcrB gene encoding cytochrome bc1 complex cytochrome b subunit; the encoded protein is MSTATVTETGPDTAAGAKTSEKPLGGRFVAGAANYIDERTSISGFVKELGRKIFPDHWSFMLGEIALWSFVVVLLSGTFLTFFFQASMVETHYAGAYLPLRGVEMSAALDSTLRISFDIRGGLLVRQIHHWAALVFVAGIGVHMLRVFFTGAFRKPRELNWVIGFVLFILAMAEGFTGYSLPDDLLSGNGLRIIDGMIKGIPLIGTWTSFLLFGGEFPGTQIVGRLYTLHILLLPAILVALLAVHLMLMIVNKHTQFAGPGRTNSNVVGYPMMPVYMSKMGGFFFITFGVIVLIASLFTINPIWNYGPYDPSPVSAGTQPDWYIGFADGALRLVPPHLEFVLWDRTWSFNILIPLLVLGLFIVLVAIYPFIEAWITGDKREHHIAQRPRNAATRTAIGAAGVTFYAVLWAAASSDIIATHFWLTMEGVIHTLQALLFVGPVLAYFITKRICLALQKKDREIALHGYESGRIVRLPGGEYIEVHQPVDQYEVVKLVDFETNEPLVVRPNDKGRIPWHENLRASISRWFFEDRLSPVTQAELEAARAHQHHTLDHVTEEEDAEIQGMHERAGVPDAPHHPIDDGHNSETANRPSNVIIPDEDGSAKR
- a CDS encoding rhodanese-like domain-containing protein, whose protein sequence is MPDALAYFSAKLDHESDPSDVYAAQRAGEDVVLVDVRSDDAWAQGHARGAVHMPYRDIATRAPREIDRSATVVVYCWSPGCNAGAKGAIEFARLGYAVKEMIGGYEYWVREGLPTENATGPLPRVFDPQVMVVASRADRGGP
- a CDS encoding IS1634 family transposase gives rise to the protein MGWFVRKVRTASGATAVQIASKTRGVRTIVEHLGSAHDDEQLAVLVAIARERIAELAGHVPFDLDGLGATPPATTAPTVTGSRSRLLWDVLEDAYARLGFDAVGNDTFKKLVLARVVEPTSKADTLRVWDELGVPGAPSLSTVWRTLARSVEQDWRSKIAAAAYAHATRSGPLTVVLYDVTTLYFEAEREDKLRKVGMSKERRVDPQILVGLLVDQGGFPLEVHEFAGNRGETLTLLPVLDQFRERHSATEVVVVADAGMLSAANLNRLEDAGFGFIVGSRTSSAPYDLAEHYATVGNIVTDGETVETTRTMGAGVNARERRVVWQYSHKRKIRDNITLNKQIERAEQIAAGTRPAKKDRFVTLGTKPGVNWARVEKAREYIGLKGYVTNLSTATASAAEIVAAYHDLFQVEATFRMAKTDLRARPMFASTADSIHAHLTVVFCALAISRHLYKTTGVTVRRIVRALRPLRDVTITIDGHELTATTPPTGEAADIIAALRPGVGH
- a CDS encoding PP2C family protein-serine/threonine phosphatase → MGLSLRAGIASDVGEYRETNQDAAFAASWGAGVADGVGGGPAGDLASAALVHRLVSGGASVADAAELAVRIRAANWDLAAHVRRDPALAGMATTFTGVWFTRAGALLLAHTGDSRAYLLREGHLTRQTRDDSFVQVLVEHGIVREEDAMTHPRRNIITASLRGDADDLVRISTRIPVRHDRWLLCSDGVSDYLPDDAIAAVVASADDPAVAAQLVVAAALQAGSRDNVTAVVADVVDGPPTGEPPLFGGAAADRFRESFDAVAG
- a CDS encoding cytochrome c oxidase subunit 4; its protein translation is MKTNVNLWWILAAFFLLVTGIYTGWNIIEHSDRPWFHAIEWVGTVALLFTAFMSVMIAFYVDRVHRAQGGELPEDVLTADIDDGDPEMGEFSPWSWWPLVLALSASLGILGLAVGTFLLPIGLALFVVAIVGWVYEYYRGYFAR